Proteins from a single region of Palaemon carinicauda isolate YSFRI2023 chromosome 1, ASM3689809v2, whole genome shotgun sequence:
- the LOC137640044 gene encoding uncharacterized protein gives MIQLLHLSKAKEAQLNFDQENRIQLLYLSKAKEAQLNFDQENRIQLLYVSKAKEAQPNFDQANMIQLLHLSKAKEAQLNFDQANMIQLLYLSKTKEAQLNFDQENMIQLLHLSKAKEAQLNFDQANMIQLLYLSKAKEAQLNFDQENRIQLLYVSKAKEAQPNFDQANMIQLLHLSKAKEGQLNFDQANMIQLLYLSKAKEAQLNFDQENMIQLLYLSKAKEAQLNFDQANMIQLLYVSKAKEAQPNFDQENMIQLLHLSKAKEAQLNFDQENRIQLLYVSKAKEAQPNFDQANMIQLLHLSKAKEAQLNFDQANMIQLLYLSKAKEAQPNFDQANMIQLLHLSKAKEAQLNFDQENRIQLLYLSKAKEAQLNFDQANMIQLLYVSKAKEAQLNFDQENRIQLLYVSKAKEAQPNFDQANMIQLLHLSKAKEAQPNFDQANMIQLLYVSKAKEAQLNFDQANMIQLLHLSKAKEAQLNFDQANMIQLLYLSKTKEAQLNFDQENMIQLLYLSKTKEAQLNFDQENMIQLLYLSKTKEAQLNFDQENRIQLLYVSKAKEAQPNFDQANMIQLLHLSKTKEAQLNFDQENMIQLLYLSKTKEAQLNFDQENRIQLLYLSKAKEAQPNFDQANMIQLLYLSKAKEAQLNFDQENRIQLLYVSKAKEALPNFDQANRIQLLYLSKAKEAQLNFNQENRIQLLHLSKAKEAQLNFDQANMIQLLYIQSKRSTTELRPRKQDPITVRIQSKRSTTELRPRKHDPITALIQSKRSTTELRPSKHDPITALIQSKRSTTELRPSKHDPITALIQSKRSTTELRPSKHDPITALIQSKRSTTELRPSKHDPITALIQSKRSTTELRPSKHDPITALIQSKRSITELRPSKQDPITALIQSKRSTTELRPSKHDPITALIQSKRSTTELRPSKHDPITVLIQSKRSTTELRPSKHDPITALIQSKRSTTELRPSKHDPITVGLLIQSKRSTTELRPSKHDPITALIQSKRSTTELRPSKQDPITVLIQSKQ, from the coding sequence ATGATCCAATTACTGCACTTAtccaaagcaaaagaagcacaactAAACTTCGACCAAGAAAACAGGATCCAATTACTGTACTTAtccaaagcaaaagaagcacaactGAACTTCGACCAAGAAAACAGGATCCAATTACTGTACGTAtccaaagcaaaagaagcacaacCGAACTTCGACCAAGCAAACATGATCCAATTACTGCACTTAtccaaagcaaaagaagcacaactGAACTTCGACCAAGCAAACATGATCCAATTACTGTACTTATCCAAAACAAAAGAAGCACAACTGAACTTCGACCAAGAAAACATGATCCAATTACTGCACTTAtccaaagcaaaagaagcacaactgaacttcgaccaagcaaacatgatccaattactgtacttatccaaagcaaaagaagcacaactGAACTTCGACCAAGAAAACAGGATCCAATTACTGTACGTAtccaaagcaaaagaagcacaacCGAACTTCGACCAAGCAAACATGATCCAATTACTGCACTTATCCAAAGCAAAAGAAGGACAACTGAACTTCGACCAAGCAAACATGATCCAATTACTGTACTTAtccaaagcaaaagaagcacaactGAACTTCGACCAAGAAAACATGATCCAATTACTGTACTTAtccaaagcaaaagaagcacaactGAACTTCGACCAAGCAAACATGATCCAATTACTGTACGTAtccaaagcaaaagaagcacaacCGAACTTCGACCAAGAAAACATGATCCAATTACTGCACTTAtccaaagcaaaagaagcacaactGAACTTCGACCAAGAAAACAGGATCCAATTACTGTACGTAtccaaagcaaaagaagcacaacCGAACTTCGACCAAGCAAACATGATCCAATTACTGCACTTAtccaaagcaaaagaagcacaactgaacttcgaccaagcaaacatgatccaattactgtacttatccaaagcaaaagaagcacaacCAAACTTCGACCAAGCAAACATGATCCAATTACTGCACTTAtccaaagcaaaagaagcacaactGAACTTCGACCAGGAAAACAGGATCCAATTACTGTACTTAtccaaagcaaaagaagcacaactGAACTTCGACCAAGCAAACATGATCCAATTACTGTACGTAtccaaagcaaaagaagcacaactGAACTTCGACCAAGAAAACAGGATCCAATTACTGTACGTAtccaaagcaaaagaagcacaacCGAACTTCGACCAAGCAAACATGATCCAATTACTGCACTTAtccaaagcaaaagaagcacaacCGAACTTCGACCAAGCAAACATGATCCAATTACTGTACGTAtccaaagcaaaagaagcacaactGAACTTCGACCAAGCAAACATGATCCAATTACTGCACTTAtccaaagcaaaagaagcacaactGAACTTCGACCAAGCAAACATGATCCAATTACTGTACTTATCCAAAACAAAAGAAGCACAACTGAACTTCGACCAAGAAAACATGATCCAATTACTGTACTTATCCAAAACAAAAGAAGCACAACTGAACTTCGACCAAGAAAACATGATCCAATTACTGTACTTATCCAAAACAAAAGAAGCACAACTGAACTTCGACCAAGAAAACAGGATCCAATTACTGTACGTAtccaaagcaaaagaagcacaacCGAACTTCGACCAAGCAAACATGATCCAATTACTGCACTTATCCAAAACAAAAGAAGCACAACTGAACTTCGACCAAGAAAACATGATCCAATTACTGTACTTATCCAAAACAAAAGAAGCACAACTGAACTTCGACCAAGAAAACAGGATCCAATTACTGTACTTAtccaaagcaaaagaagcacaaccgaacttcgaccaagcaaacatgatccaattactgtacttatccaaagcaaaagaagcacaactGAACTTCGACCAAGAAAACAGGATCCAATTACTGTACGTATCCAAAGCAAAAGAAGCACTACCGAACTTCGACCAAGCAAACAGGATCCAATTACTGTACTTAtccaaagcaaaagaagcacaactGAACTTCAACCAAGAAAACAGGATCCAATTACTGCACTTAtccaaagcaaaagaagcacaactGAACTTCGACCAAGCAAACATGATCCAATTACTGTACAtccaaagcaaaagaagcacaactGAACTTCGACCAAGAAAACAGGATCCAATTACTGTACGTAtccaaagcaaaagaagcacaactGAACTTCGACCAAGAAAACATGATCCAATTACTGCACTTAtccaaagcaaaagaagcacaactGAACTTCGACCAAGCAAACATGATCCAATTACTGCGCTTAtccaaagcaaaagaagcacaactGAACTTCGACCAAGCAAACATGATCCAATTACTGCGCTTAtccaaagcaaaagaagcacaactGAACTTCGACCAAGCAAACATGATCCAATTACTGCACTTAtccaaagcaaaagaagcacaactGAACTTCGACCAAGCAAACATGATCCAATTACTGCACTTAtccaaagcaaaagaagcacaactGAACTTCGACCAAGCAAACATGATCCAATTACTGCGCTTATCCAAAGCAAAAGAAGCATAACTGAACTTCGACCAAGCAAACAGGATCCAATTACTGCACTTAtccaaagcaaaagaagcacaactGAACTTCGACCAAGCAAACATGATCCAATTACTGCGCTTAtccaaagcaaaagaagcacaactgaacttcgaccaagcaaacatgatccaattactgtacttatccaaagcaaaagaagcacaactGAACTTCGACCAAGCAAACATGATCCAATTACTGCGCTTAtccaaagcaaaagaagcacaactGAACTTCGACCAAGCAAACATGATCCAATTACTGTAGGCCTACTTAtccaaagcaaaagaagcacaactGAACTTCGACCAAGCAAACATGATCCAATTACTGCACTTAtccaaagcaaaagaagcacaactGAACTTCGACCAAGCAAACAGGATCCAATTACTGTACTGATCCAAAGCAAACAGTAG